From Coffea arabica cultivar ET-39 chromosome 10e, Coffea Arabica ET-39 HiFi, whole genome shotgun sequence, one genomic window encodes:
- the LOC140015228 gene encoding zinc finger BED domain-containing protein RICESLEEPER 2-like, producing the protein MTASDNEELSSMARSMKEKYDKYWGKIEKMNMLIFISSMLDPRTKLEYLEFVICQMYGESDGTTIAGLAKDAMFELFNEYKMLNTPASNSVSHASSFSSESQRSKTTFYGHGDASKTITDRYKLEFKKRKMELGGRDAKSELEKYLNEDCEEDDERFDILLWWKANSLRFPILSNVARDVLAVPISTVASESAFSTGGRVLDTFRSSLTPRIVQSLICAQDWFRSSKTELNVEENLEELEAFESELLKTGTESTIIDL; encoded by the exons ATGACAGCAAGTGATAATGAAGAATTGAGTTCAATGGCAAGATCAATGAAGGAGAAATATGATAAGTATTGGGGAAAGATTGAAAAGATGAATATGCTGATTTTTATTTCCTCCATGCTTGATCCTCGGACTAAACTTGAATACCTTGAATTTGTGATTTGCCAAATGTATGGTGAGTCCGATGGTACAACAATAGCTGGCCTTGCAAAAGATGCAATGTTTGAGCTGTTTAATGAATACAAGATGCTTAACACACCTGCCTCAAATTCTGTGTCTCATGCTTCTTCATTTTCAAGTGAATCTCAAAGGAgtaaaactacattttatggaCATGGAGATGCCTCTAAAACAATCACTGACCGGTACAAATTGGAgtttaagaagagaaaaatggaactTGGGGGTAGGGATGCAAAATCTGAATTAGAGAAATATTTGAATGAGGATTGTGAGGAAGATGATGAGAGATTTGATATCTTGTTATGGTGGAAGGCCAATAGCCTTAGATTCCCAATCCTTTCGAATGTTGCTCGTGATGTGTTAGCAGTCCCAATTTCTACCGTGGCCTCCGAATCTGCTTTTAGTACCGGAGGTCGTGTTCTTGATACATTTAGGAGTTCTTTGACTCCTAGAATTGTGCAAAGTTTAATATGTGCTCAAGATTGGTTTCGGTCCTCCAAGACAGAATTAAATGTAGAAGAAAATCTGGAAGAACTTGAAGCCTTCGAATCTG AGTTGCTGAAGACCGGAACTGAATCAACTATAATTGACCTTTGA